From a region of the Stenotrophomonas sp. BIO128-Bstrain genome:
- the pgaA gene encoding poly-beta-1,6 N-acetyl-D-glucosamine export porin PgaA, with translation MYDHRPLALSVGLACAALAFSAPAPAAADPRADALAEIGHYRDQARWLDALAAIERARVQSPDDELLYRLQVLTLSDIGNAHRAWQLYLARPDLFDAAQKERLEGNYLAKLVGWSLAYGPSEDTRLDEADAALVQMQQYLERDGTTVQQAPLRIRYDRLILLNRLGRHAQVRDEYRSLLAEGHPVPNYLLAAVGDSLMATQHPAEAIPVLEAALKADPSLPQARSELAYAYLEDEQADTAIALLKKWQADEPAWRWANGAKAPYANWPRYEADLNLAMVRAYSGDLPTAQHDLEKMVEIGPGNTGTQSSLGNIYLMRGWPRRALERYSMANTLDPRDVPARLGQYDAYVQIQRDDLARPLHDTLLAAYPNQPSVQRMDRSWRAHRGWQWHAYAEGGRSSGGGGASPLGNDDGRYGVEVQSPVLDDRWRLVAFADRRSVDFQDQTIDPLRVGVGTRYRYGHADAEAFVNRANDHIGDTGLSAGFGWQFSDQWHAGITAARNDPDASMQARVSGITADSIALAADYRRDERTHWSLGASQFRYDDGNRRDTVSTAIEQRLMTRPTVFLDGLGSLYASRGSRDDVPYFNPSEDHSVEIGLRVDQQLWRHYERHFRHRLTVSVGQYWQQGYGSAIVPSAEYRHEWQLGEGRIFEYGISWSRPVYDGQRERHIGLDAGLRWGE, from the coding sequence ATGTACGACCATCGGCCGCTGGCGCTCAGCGTCGGCCTGGCATGCGCCGCACTCGCTTTCTCCGCTCCGGCTCCGGCAGCCGCCGACCCGCGGGCGGATGCGTTGGCCGAGATCGGCCACTACCGTGACCAGGCCCGTTGGCTGGATGCGCTGGCCGCGATCGAGCGGGCCCGGGTGCAATCGCCCGACGACGAACTGCTGTATCGGCTGCAGGTGCTGACCCTGTCCGACATCGGCAACGCGCACCGCGCCTGGCAGCTGTACCTGGCACGACCGGACCTGTTCGATGCCGCCCAGAAAGAACGGCTGGAAGGCAATTACCTGGCCAAACTCGTGGGCTGGAGCCTGGCCTACGGCCCCAGCGAGGACACCCGCCTGGATGAAGCCGATGCGGCCCTGGTGCAGATGCAGCAGTACCTCGAGCGCGACGGCACCACCGTGCAGCAGGCCCCGCTGAGAATCCGCTACGACCGCCTGATCCTGCTCAACCGGCTGGGCCGCCATGCACAGGTACGCGATGAGTACCGCAGCCTGCTCGCCGAGGGGCACCCCGTTCCCAATTACCTGCTGGCCGCCGTTGGCGATTCGCTGATGGCCACCCAGCATCCCGCCGAGGCGATCCCGGTACTGGAAGCGGCGCTCAAGGCCGATCCGTCGCTGCCGCAGGCGCGGTCGGAACTGGCCTACGCCTATCTGGAAGACGAGCAGGCTGATACTGCCATCGCCCTGCTGAAGAAGTGGCAGGCCGATGAGCCGGCCTGGCGCTGGGCAAACGGTGCCAAAGCGCCGTATGCAAACTGGCCGCGCTACGAGGCCGATCTCAACCTGGCCATGGTGCGCGCTTACAGCGGCGATCTGCCCACCGCCCAGCATGACCTGGAGAAGATGGTCGAGATCGGGCCGGGCAACACCGGCACGCAGTCTTCGCTGGGCAACATCTACCTGATGCGCGGCTGGCCACGCCGGGCGCTGGAGCGCTACAGCATGGCCAACACGCTGGACCCGCGTGACGTCCCGGCGCGGCTGGGCCAGTACGACGCCTACGTGCAGATCCAGCGCGATGACCTGGCGCGCCCCCTCCACGACACCCTGCTTGCCGCCTACCCCAACCAGCCTTCCGTGCAGCGCATGGACCGCAGCTGGCGTGCGCATCGCGGCTGGCAATGGCATGCCTACGCCGAAGGCGGCCGCAGCTCCGGCGGTGGCGGAGCCTCACCGCTGGGCAACGACGACGGCCGTTACGGCGTGGAAGTGCAGTCGCCGGTCCTGGACGACCGCTGGCGGCTGGTCGCCTTCGCCGACCGGCGCAGCGTGGATTTCCAGGACCAGACCATCGACCCGCTGCGGGTCGGCGTGGGCACGCGCTATCGCTACGGGCACGCCGATGCCGAAGCCTTCGTCAACCGCGCCAATGACCACATCGGCGATACCGGCCTCAGCGCCGGGTTCGGCTGGCAGTTCAGCGATCAATGGCATGCCGGCATCACGGCCGCACGCAACGATCCGGATGCCTCGATGCAGGCACGTGTCTCGGGCATCACCGCCGACAGCATCGCCCTGGCGGCGGACTATCGTCGCGATGAACGTACCCACTGGAGCCTGGGCGCCAGCCAGTTCCGTTACGACGACGGCAACCGCCGCGATACCGTCAGCACCGCCATCGAGCAGCGCCTGATGACGCGGCCCACCGTGTTCCTGGACGGCCTTGGCAGCCTGTACGCCAGCCGCGGCAGCCGCGACGACGTGCCCTACTTCAATCCGTCCGAGGATCACTCGGTGGAAATCGGCCTGCGCGTGGACCAGCAGCTGTGGCGCCACTACGAACGCCACTTCCGGCATCGCCTGACGGTCTCGGTGGGCCAGTACTGGCAGCAGGGCTATGGCAGCGCGATCGTGCCCTCGGCGGAGTACCGCCACGAATGGCAGCTCGGCGAAGGGCGCATTTTCGAGTACGGCATCAGCTGGTCGCGACCGGTCTATGACGGGCAGCGTGAACGACACATCGGCCTGGATGCCGGCCTGCGGTGGGGAGAATGA
- a CDS encoding MFS transporter — MNHPTPPSQSLLHGRLLAFAAILLAALNLRTAVTSLTPLLDVLGQTFGFGTTMTGVLGMLPTAAFALFGVTTPAVARRLGLERTALLAMSLATVGLLLRSMAGGVGSLLFGSVVALAGMGIGNVVVPPLVKRYFANRVGTMSTLYITVLQIGTMMPALLAVPVAQQAGWRVSLGIWALMSLAAALPWLMLSRARPHPDTISAANDPSSAPHGKVWKTPLAWGMTLMFGMTSLMTYSMFTWLPRIVVEAGATPALGGVMVAIFAACGLLPSLTMPALAVRLRNPFGLVLIGFSAFLIAFAGLLFAPMKAPWLWAVLLGIGPSTFPLALTLINLRTRTPAGSAALSGFMQGVGYAFSCLGPFLFGWLHAVSNGWHLPFAFLVLCAVVLLCASWVACKPQKLEDQW, encoded by the coding sequence ATGAATCACCCCACCCCACCGTCCCAGTCCCTGCTGCACGGGCGCCTTCTTGCATTCGCCGCGATCCTGCTGGCCGCGTTGAACCTGCGCACCGCGGTCACCTCGCTGACCCCGCTGCTGGATGTGCTCGGCCAGACCTTCGGCTTCGGCACCACCATGACCGGCGTGCTTGGCATGCTGCCGACCGCAGCGTTCGCCCTGTTCGGCGTGACCACCCCGGCAGTGGCGCGTCGCCTGGGCCTGGAACGGACCGCCCTGCTGGCCATGAGCCTGGCCACCGTAGGGCTGCTGCTGCGGTCGATGGCCGGCGGCGTGGGCAGCCTGCTGTTCGGCTCGGTGGTGGCGCTGGCCGGCATGGGCATCGGCAACGTGGTGGTACCGCCGCTGGTGAAGCGCTACTTCGCCAACCGCGTGGGCACCATGAGCACGCTCTACATCACCGTGTTGCAGATTGGCACGATGATGCCGGCCCTGTTGGCGGTCCCGGTCGCGCAGCAGGCGGGCTGGCGTGTGTCGCTCGGCATCTGGGCGCTGATGTCGCTGGCCGCGGCGCTGCCGTGGCTGATGCTCTCGCGTGCACGGCCGCACCCGGACACGATCAGCGCGGCCAACGATCCGTCCAGCGCGCCGCACGGCAAGGTCTGGAAAACCCCGCTGGCCTGGGGCATGACGCTGATGTTCGGCATGACCTCGCTGATGACGTACTCGATGTTCACCTGGCTGCCCCGGATCGTGGTCGAAGCCGGTGCGACGCCGGCCCTCGGCGGCGTCATGGTGGCCATCTTCGCGGCCTGCGGCCTGCTGCCGTCGCTGACCATGCCGGCCCTGGCCGTGCGCCTGCGCAACCCGTTCGGGCTGGTGCTGATCGGCTTCAGCGCGTTCCTGATCGCCTTCGCCGGCCTGTTGTTCGCGCCGATGAAGGCCCCGTGGCTGTGGGCGGTGCTGCTCGGCATCGGGCCGTCCACCTTCCCGCTGGCGCTGACCCTGATCAACCTCCGTACCCGCACGCCCGCCGGCTCTGCCGCGTTGTCCGGCTTCATGCAGGGCGTGGGCTATGCCTTCAGCTGCCTGGGCCCGTTCCTGTTCGGCTGGCTGCATGCCGTCAGCAACGGCTGGCACCTGCCGTTTGCTTTCCTGGTGCTGTGCGCGGTGGTGCTGTTGTGCGCCTCGTGGGTCGCCTGCAAACCGCAGAAGCTCGAAGACCAGTGGTAA
- a CDS encoding ShlB/FhaC/HecB family hemolysin secretion/activation protein encodes MHRASRRTLLLAPLAAAVALICTPVHAQQLPAPDQELLRQQERERALREQLETRPDARLQDAPVAAPERLPQDEAPCFVINRITLEGEQADRFQWALPAANVKGDPALGRCLGTTGINVVMSRVQNAIVERGYVTTRVLAQPQDLTTGTLALTVVPGTLRQIRFAEGTHRDATLWNAIPARSGDLLNLRDIEQGLENFKRVPTAEADIQISPAEGADAAPGQSDLVVQWSQQRLVRFNLSLDDSGSKATGKTQAGATMSLDHALRQNDLFYVNLNHDVFSGGKRGTKGFTFHYSVPVGYWLFGATRSGYEYEQTVAGNQQSYLYSGESYNAEVRATRLLFRNASSKTSMYLRAWERDSRNFIDDTEILVQRRRMGGWELGLNHRHFIGQATLDGTVGFRRGTGAFGSIAAPEELFGEATSHPKIYFADAQLSLPFQLGQQRLRYTGSWRAQWNRGGLVPQDRFAIGGRYTVRGFDGEMSLMGERGWLIRNDIGLALGGGQEFYVGADYGHVGGSATQWQVGNDLAGSVIGLRGSYRGLYWDGFVGAPLKKPSGFQNAYTVTGFTLSWSF; translated from the coding sequence ATGCACCGCGCTTCCCGGCGCACCCTGCTCCTGGCCCCGCTGGCCGCCGCCGTCGCATTGATCTGCACGCCGGTGCATGCCCAGCAGCTGCCCGCCCCCGATCAGGAGCTGCTTCGCCAGCAGGAGCGTGAACGCGCCCTGCGCGAGCAGCTTGAAACCCGGCCCGATGCACGTCTGCAGGACGCACCGGTGGCCGCACCGGAGCGGCTGCCCCAGGACGAAGCACCCTGCTTCGTGATCAACCGGATCACCCTGGAAGGCGAGCAGGCCGACCGTTTCCAGTGGGCGTTGCCCGCAGCCAACGTCAAAGGCGATCCGGCGCTCGGCCGCTGCCTGGGCACCACCGGCATCAACGTGGTGATGTCGCGGGTACAGAACGCGATCGTCGAGCGCGGCTACGTCACCACGCGCGTGTTGGCCCAGCCGCAGGACCTCACCACCGGCACGCTGGCACTGACCGTGGTGCCCGGCACGCTCCGCCAGATCCGTTTCGCAGAGGGCACCCATCGCGACGCCACCCTGTGGAACGCGATCCCGGCACGCAGTGGCGACCTGCTCAACCTGCGGGATATCGAACAGGGGCTGGAGAATTTCAAGCGCGTGCCGACCGCCGAGGCCGACATCCAGATCAGCCCGGCCGAAGGCGCCGACGCCGCACCTGGCCAGAGCGACCTGGTGGTGCAGTGGTCGCAGCAACGGCTGGTCCGCTTCAACCTCAGCCTGGACGATTCCGGCAGCAAGGCCACCGGCAAGACCCAGGCCGGTGCGACGATGTCGCTGGACCACGCGCTGCGCCAGAACGACCTGTTCTACGTCAACCTCAACCATGACGTGTTCAGCGGCGGCAAGCGCGGCACCAAGGGCTTCACCTTCCACTACTCCGTGCCCGTCGGCTACTGGCTGTTCGGCGCCACGCGCAGCGGCTACGAGTACGAGCAGACCGTGGCCGGCAACCAGCAGTCGTATCTCTACAGCGGCGAGAGCTACAACGCCGAAGTACGGGCCACGCGCCTGCTGTTCCGCAACGCGAGCAGCAAGACCAGCATGTATCTGCGTGCCTGGGAGCGCGACTCGCGCAACTTCATCGACGACACCGAAATCCTGGTCCAGCGCCGGCGCATGGGCGGCTGGGAGCTCGGCCTGAACCACCGTCACTTCATCGGCCAGGCCACGCTCGATGGCACTGTCGGCTTCCGCCGTGGCACCGGGGCCTTCGGCTCGATCGCAGCGCCCGAGGAGCTGTTCGGTGAAGCCACCTCGCACCCGAAGATCTACTTCGCCGACGCACAGCTCAGCCTCCCGTTCCAGCTCGGCCAGCAGCGCCTGCGCTACACCGGCAGCTGGCGAGCGCAATGGAACCGTGGCGGGCTGGTGCCGCAGGACCGCTTCGCGATCGGCGGCCGCTACACCGTGCGCGGCTTCGATGGCGAGATGTCGCTGATGGGCGAGCGCGGCTGGTTGATCCGCAACGATATCGGCCTGGCCCTGGGCGGCGGGCAGGAATTCTACGTCGGCGCCGATTACGGCCATGTCGGCGGCAGCGCCACGCAATGGCAGGTAGGCAACGACCTGGCGGGCAGCGTGATCGGCCTGCGTGGGTCGTATCGCGGCCTGTACTGGGACGGCTTCGTCGGCGCCCCGCTGAAGAAGCCCTCTGGTTTCCAGAACGCCTACACCGTCACCGGATTCACCCTGAGCTGGTCGTTCTGA